Part of the Micropterus dolomieu isolate WLL.071019.BEF.003 ecotype Adirondacks linkage group LG17, ASM2129224v1, whole genome shotgun sequence genome is shown below.
TAGTGGTAGGGATAAGATGCACACCTGCCTTTGTCTAAATTGACCATAGTTGAtctttagtctttttttttttaatgtaaactgTTTATGCCCTCCCTCTGTTTGCCAACAGGCCGTGCACATACTCATTGCTCTCCAAAAACGATATTTGGAATCACTTGAAAGACTGGATCAAGCAGAAGAGAATACAATCTGGCAGGTGATCATTGCCCAGCGTGCAGAGGTTAGTTTATGCTGTCTTCTGTGATGAAAAGCACTTCAAAACAAACCAGAGAAAAGCCTTTAGATTTTCTGTTTATTGATTGCTGCATCATAAATATGACAGCAGACTTACAAACCCTTAGAAAACAGGCTGTTGAAGAGCTGTTTCAGTCTGACATGGGTTTTGTAATTCTCTCTGTCTTGACAGGTTAGTGACAGACGAGATGAATGCAAACGTTTTGAGTCAACCTGGGTCACCGCAGTCAAGCTGTGTGAAATGGCAGCGGAGGCAGCATACATCTCAGGTGTCTAAAAGAAACTGTCAGAGTGTGGTTATGTGGCTGTGTGACTGGACACTTGGGATGTCATGGTTGAAGTGTTGAGGCAGGTTTTCTCAGGGCTGTTGTAATTATGAATAAAAGTATTAAGCTGTGAATTATCTTCTCAAAGCTTTGAACATTGTTGTCCGTGCCTGTTCCcatacagctgctgtcagcGTTACACTTTGAACCGTGTGTGGATCATTTGCTGTCACTCAGTATGGCtttgtgtaaaacaaaatggaGATGATGGACAGGAGTGCCTTCTTAATGACCACACCTAATGGCTGAAGTTGAGGTGGTGTTATGTCAACCTTTGAACTTTTTTGAAGTATTTGacggagtgtgtgtttgcatgtgtgtgtgtgtgtgtgtccaggagCTGAACATGCGTCCATCACAGTGTCGACAAACATTCATGTGGCCCAGTCGCAGGTGGAGGAGGCACAGAAAATGTCAGTGGATGCAGATAAGAAGTTGGCCGAGACTAAAGTAATGGAGGTTGAAAGGATGGCACAATATGCAGCCTCCTTACAGAATGATGAGGAAGAGGTGCCTGAGGCTTATCTAAGAGAAGACTGAGACAAATACCCAGAGGTGTcagaaaacagaagaaagtAGAAAACAAGGATTTTTGCTTTCAAAGTTAAcaacaatcttttttttaaatcatcccTACAGTGTCTTCATTCTTTTTTTGAGTCTGTAACATGTTTGGCTCTGTGATTTGTCATATCTCTTTCATGGTAGAGTGTGCTCAAATTGATGTGCCTACATCTGCACACAAACTGCAATAAAATTAGGACAACATCTCCATAATCAAGCACCTCCTTTGTAAGTATATG
Proteins encoded:
- the LOC123986448 gene encoding diablo homolog, mitochondrial-like, translated to MAALRRLTTCLSLIRSSARVLLSSKKSAVNKPWKWTNILYRSIASFTVGGGLCAVPFRQVENLSHDSLIRRAASLATDSSSSFLSQTTLALIDAITEYSKAVHILIALQKRYLESLERLDQAEENTIWQVIIAQRAEVSDRRDECKRFESTWVTAVKLCEMAAEAAYISGAEHASITVSTNIHVAQSQVEEAQKMSVDADKKLAETKVMEVERMAQYAASLQNDEEEVPEAYLRED